The Sediminispirochaeta smaragdinae DSM 11293 genome has a segment encoding these proteins:
- a CDS encoding methyl-accepting chemotaxis protein: MFKNMKIGTKLVSISFVILVLSLGAVGYVSISKARDGLLNLEYEQMNYRLAELSEAIENILTTEQKVVIGIGTSAQIKDWAATKSNEAMVVLSRYLREIVDDHDLGGNYQSLFVTDEKGTAVASSDDDAIGLQLRERDYFKKAKEGSAAFGQVIENVMTNAPVIPISVPLYTDGEFRGALVALVDLSVLKEMTLDAKIGETGYAFITDSEGVIIAHPEESIVFSTNVRELAGMEQIAGEMANGESGIDEYSFEGETKTAGFTPIKLTNWSIALTLSNEEFLAPVATVTRAIIIIAAVSLLIAFFAFFFFSRSLTKPINQGVGFADQIASGQLDAQLHNRNNDEIGRLVGALTKMKENLIHTISQVKLSTSQVSTGSQQLSSTAEQLSQGATEQAASVEEVSSSMEEMSANISQNADNAMQTEKIAIQAASDAEASGNAVMEAVNALNQIAEKITIIEEIARQTNMLSLNASIEAARAGEHGKGFAVVAAEVGKLAARSKSAAGEIGNLSTSSVAVADKAQQMLTKLVPNIHKTAELVQEISAASREQSKGAEQINVAISQLDEVIQQNASASEEMASVATELNNQAQELQRAIDYFVIDERENTKREYPIAVEAPRQVPKQAIKHITRKNPEMETAITLSSKIDSDDFEQF, encoded by the coding sequence ATGTTCAAAAACATGAAGATAGGGACAAAGCTTGTCTCCATAAGCTTTGTCATTCTCGTACTGTCTCTCGGGGCGGTGGGCTACGTATCCATAAGCAAAGCAAGGGACGGGTTGCTCAATCTGGAATACGAGCAAATGAACTATCGTCTTGCGGAATTATCCGAAGCCATCGAGAACATCCTTACAACAGAACAAAAGGTTGTTATCGGTATCGGAACCAGTGCACAGATAAAGGACTGGGCCGCGACAAAAAGCAACGAAGCGATGGTCGTATTAAGTCGATATCTTCGGGAAATTGTAGACGACCATGATCTTGGCGGAAATTATCAATCGCTCTTTGTGACGGACGAAAAGGGAACTGCAGTGGCCTCCTCCGATGACGACGCCATTGGTCTCCAGCTGAGGGAAAGAGATTATTTCAAGAAGGCAAAGGAGGGTTCCGCTGCCTTTGGCCAGGTCATAGAGAATGTAATGACAAACGCTCCGGTCATACCCATTAGCGTTCCTCTCTACACAGATGGAGAGTTCAGGGGTGCTCTGGTTGCATTGGTAGACCTGTCGGTGTTGAAAGAGATGACGCTGGATGCCAAGATAGGTGAGACCGGATACGCCTTTATAACAGACTCCGAAGGAGTTATCATTGCCCATCCCGAGGAGAGCATCGTTTTTTCGACAAATGTGAGGGAACTTGCCGGCATGGAGCAAATCGCCGGAGAAATGGCGAACGGCGAAAGCGGCATCGATGAGTATTCTTTCGAAGGCGAGACAAAAACCGCCGGTTTTACTCCCATCAAACTTACCAATTGGTCCATAGCCCTGACCTTATCGAACGAGGAATTTCTCGCTCCGGTAGCCACCGTTACAAGGGCGATCATCATCATTGCGGCAGTCTCCTTGCTTATCGCCTTCTTCGCCTTTTTCTTCTTTTCCCGAAGCCTCACCAAACCGATCAACCAGGGGGTCGGCTTTGCCGATCAGATTGCAAGCGGCCAACTCGACGCACAATTGCATAATCGAAACAATGACGAGATAGGCAGGCTTGTAGGGGCCTTAACAAAGATGAAGGAGAATCTGATTCATACCATCTCGCAGGTCAAGCTATCCACATCGCAAGTATCTACGGGAAGTCAGCAGCTCAGCAGTACAGCCGAGCAACTTTCTCAAGGGGCCACGGAACAGGCCGCATCGGTAGAGGAGGTTTCCTCCTCTATGGAGGAGATGAGCGCAAACATCAGTCAGAATGCCGATAATGCGATGCAGACGGAAAAGATTGCAATCCAGGCCGCATCGGATGCGGAAGCGAGCGGGAATGCCGTTATGGAGGCGGTAAACGCCCTCAACCAGATTGCCGAAAAAATCACCATTATCGAAGAGATAGCGCGGCAGACAAACATGCTTTCGCTAAACGCTTCCATCGAAGCCGCAAGGGCGGGAGAGCACGGAAAGGGATTTGCCGTGGTCGCCGCAGAGGTAGGAAAACTTGCGGCAAGGAGCAAGAGTGCCGCCGGGGAAATAGGGAACCTCTCGACATCTTCGGTCGCGGTCGCCGACAAGGCACAGCAAATGCTGACAAAACTGGTACCCAATATTCATAAGACGGCCGAATTGGTCCAGGAGATCAGCGCGGCCAGCAGGGAACAGAGTAAGGGTGCGGAACAGATCAATGTGGCGATCAGTCAACTCGATGAGGTTATTCAGCAAAATGCCTCGGCTTCCGAAGAGATGGCATCGGTTGCCACCGAACTGAACAACCAGGCCCAGGAGCTGCAGAGGGCGATAGACTACTTTGTCATTGACGAACGTGAAAATACGAAGCGGGAGTACCCGATAGCAGTGGAGGCCCCCCGACAGGTCCCCAAACAGGCAATCAAGCACATAACGCGAAAAAATCCGGAAATGGAGACCGCCATCACACTTTCATCCAAGATCGATTCAGATGACTTTGAGCAGTTTTAA
- a CDS encoding chemotaxis protein CheW, which translates to MSEEPITRTFLTFSLADESYAIDIHWVREVLAYQKVTRVPRAPDILSGVINIRGKVIPVIDLRQNLRLGESKTPGQSTSIIVLEINLEETLSMGIIVDDVHEVIEIENAQIQSTQNIRNFQDTMVVKEIAKEDDNLIMILDLEGLLDRDSLTVIAGYENESHRESGHLTGSTASV; encoded by the coding sequence ATGAGTGAAGAACCTATCACCAGAACCTTTCTTACCTTCTCTCTGGCAGATGAGTCGTATGCAATCGATATTCACTGGGTGAGGGAGGTCCTTGCCTACCAAAAGGTGACACGGGTCCCCAGGGCGCCTGATATTCTTTCGGGAGTTATCAATATCCGGGGGAAAGTGATCCCTGTTATCGACCTAAGGCAAAACCTCCGGTTAGGCGAAAGTAAAACTCCCGGACAAAGTACATCGATCATTGTGCTTGAGATTAATCTCGAGGAAACCCTTTCCATGGGGATTATTGTAGACGATGTTCATGAGGTCATCGAAATTGAGAATGCCCAGATCCAGTCGACACAAAACATCCGCAACTTTCAGGACACAATGGTGGTCAAGGAGATAGCAAAGGAAGATGATAATCTCATTATGATTCTCGATCTTGAAGGCTTACTCGACCGCGATAGTCTCACCGTCATTGCCGGTTATGAAAATGAAAGCCATAGGGAATCCGGCCATTTAACGGGAAGCACCGCATCGGTATAA
- a CDS encoding glycerate kinase, with protein MKVVVATDSFKGSNSSRRVCEAIVSGMKRIYPRADYHIVPIADGGEGTIEAVLEVTSGTMKTIRVTGPLGKNVDARFGLLPGGRAVIEMAEASGLPLVDEQERNPMLSTTYGTGEVIKAALDAGCRELFIGIGGSATNDCGVGMAQALGFSFLDKAGKELPFGGGALSALDRIDASKADPRIADLQVTVACDVNNPLCGPKGASRTYGPQKGATEAMVKELDAALAHCAEIIERDLGPSIAELPGSGAAGGLGGGLVGFLDAELQTGIDAVLSILRFDELVKDADLVLTGEGKLDRQTVFGKVPAGVASWSKKSGPIPVVAVVGDIGEGFEAVYDVGIDAVISTVNKAMPLTEAMARSRELLVETGERVARIMKIGSLLPGE; from the coding sequence ATGAAAGTTGTCGTTGCGACCGATTCGTTCAAGGGTAGTAACAGTTCCCGAAGGGTGTGTGAGGCCATTGTCTCGGGAATGAAAAGGATCTACCCAAGGGCTGATTACCATATCGTGCCGATTGCCGACGGGGGAGAGGGCACTATCGAAGCGGTTCTCGAGGTTACATCGGGGACGATGAAGACGATAAGGGTTACCGGTCCTCTTGGAAAGAACGTGGATGCCCGATTCGGTTTACTTCCTGGCGGTCGGGCGGTAATAGAAATGGCGGAGGCATCGGGACTTCCCCTTGTAGACGAACAGGAGCGAAACCCGATGTTAAGCACCACCTATGGGACAGGAGAGGTCATTAAGGCTGCTCTTGATGCCGGATGTCGTGAACTTTTCATCGGAATCGGAGGAAGTGCGACAAACGACTGTGGGGTCGGCATGGCCCAGGCCCTTGGTTTTTCGTTTTTAGACAAAGCAGGGAAGGAACTTCCCTTTGGAGGGGGAGCTCTCTCCGCCCTCGACCGCATCGACGCCTCGAAGGCGGATCCCCGTATTGCCGATCTTCAGGTTACCGTTGCCTGCGATGTCAATAATCCTCTTTGCGGTCCCAAAGGGGCCTCGAGAACCTATGGTCCGCAAAAGGGAGCCACCGAAGCGATGGTGAAAGAGCTTGATGCAGCATTGGCACACTGTGCCGAGATCATCGAGCGGGACCTTGGCCCCTCTATTGCGGAACTTCCCGGTAGCGGAGCGGCGGGAGGACTCGGCGGCGGCTTAGTCGGCTTTCTTGATGCGGAACTCCAAACAGGTATCGATGCGGTGCTCTCCATCTTGCGTTTCGATGAACTGGTTAAAGATGCCGATCTTGTCCTTACCGGTGAAGGAAAGCTCGACCGGCAGACCGTTTTCGGAAAGGTCCCCGCCGGTGTTGCCTCATGGAGCAAGAAGAGTGGGCCCATCCCGGTTGTCGCAGTGGTCGGAGACATCGGTGAAGGTTTCGAAGCGGTGTACGATGTTGGTATCGATGCCGTCATCAGCACGGTAAATAAGGCGATGCCACTCACGGAGGCAATGGCTCGAAGCCGTGAATTACTCGTTGAGACCGGAGAGCGGGTTGCCCGGATCATGAAGATCGGCAGCCTGCTCCCCGGCGAATGA
- a CDS encoding MBL fold metallo-hydrolase — protein sequence MMALRITTLVEDREGVRKELRHEHGLSFYIEYQGRTLLFDTGQSGLFLDNADALRINVRKLDHVLLSHGHYDHAGGFRSLCTLTNSFHLWTGAGFFHAKYDVRQQVPRFLGCDFGPEYIRQHDISHTVIDRAVTEIVPGIHAVSRFPRIHAEEKIPERFALELDGRMKADTFSDEILLVIETGSGLVVLLGCSHPGMCNMLDAVKQYFSLPLFAVLGGAHLVEADDEHLDAVREYLCDASISSLGLCHCTGEKAELLFSKTCKGFFSNKTGTVFTVDR from the coding sequence ATGATGGCATTACGGATAACGACATTAGTGGAAGACAGGGAAGGTGTTCGGAAGGAATTACGACATGAGCACGGGCTCTCCTTTTATATAGAGTATCAGGGAAGAACGCTGCTTTTTGATACCGGACAATCCGGTCTGTTTCTTGACAATGCCGACGCCTTGCGGATAAATGTGCGGAAGCTTGACCATGTGCTTTTAAGCCACGGTCACTATGACCATGCCGGAGGTTTTCGCTCTCTTTGTACACTGACCAATTCATTTCACCTCTGGACAGGCGCGGGGTTTTTCCACGCGAAATACGATGTCCGGCAGCAGGTCCCCCGGTTTCTCGGTTGTGATTTTGGTCCCGAATATATTCGGCAGCACGATATCTCGCATACTGTCATCGACAGGGCTGTTACGGAAATCGTGCCGGGAATCCATGCCGTGAGCCGTTTCCCTCGTATCCATGCAGAAGAGAAGATTCCCGAACGTTTTGCCCTTGAGCTCGACGGCAGGATGAAGGCCGATACCTTTTCCGACGAGATCCTGCTTGTTATCGAAACCGGCTCGGGTTTAGTGGTCTTGCTCGGCTGTTCCCATCCCGGAATGTGCAACATGCTTGATGCTGTGAAGCAATATTTCTCTCTCCCTCTTTTTGCCGTCTTGGGCGGAGCCCATTTGGTGGAAGCGGACGATGAGCACCTTGATGCCGTACGTGAATACCTGTGTGATGCTTCCATCTCCTCCCTTGGCCTGTGTCACTGCACCGGCGAGAAGGCGGAACTCCTTTTTTCAAAAACATGTAAGGGCTTTTTTTCAAACAAAACCGGAACCGTTTTTACCGTCGATAGATAA
- the asd gene encoding aspartate-semialdehyde dehydrogenase, translating into MNSKMRVAILGATGTVGQKFITLLTDHPYFEVAELVASERSAGKRYVDACAWKQNTPIPGYIADMQVKSLEDTLDSPVLFSGLDSSVAGAAEERYARLGHVVISNSKNHRMEEDVPLVIPEINPDHLSLIAGQKWDGAIITNSNCSTMFLAMALAPLHETFGVEAVQVTTMQAISGAGYPGVASYDILGNIIPYIGGEEEKMEIESQKILGTLADGKVVDADFVVSAQCNRVPVVDGHTETVSFSLKKKASLEELRSVMAGFRGLPQELKLPSAPDHPILMMDDADRPQPSRDVWLEKGMATVVGRLRPCNVLDYRMVIMGHNTVRGAAGAAVLNAETMFRLGLFGDNPAEDYNTEELKRRAYALSTDGMRDVVCSK; encoded by the coding sequence ATGAACAGCAAAATGAGGGTTGCAATCCTTGGAGCTACCGGAACTGTGGGGCAGAAGTTTATCACCCTGCTGACCGATCACCCCTATTTTGAGGTTGCCGAACTTGTTGCTTCGGAGCGTTCGGCAGGAAAGCGGTATGTCGATGCGTGTGCGTGGAAACAGAACACTCCGATTCCGGGGTATATTGCCGATATGCAGGTTAAAAGCCTTGAAGATACACTGGATAGTCCCGTACTTTTTTCAGGGCTTGATTCCTCTGTTGCCGGAGCTGCCGAAGAGCGGTATGCCAGGCTCGGACATGTCGTTATCAGCAATTCGAAAAATCACCGGATGGAAGAGGATGTCCCTCTGGTCATTCCTGAGATTAATCCCGATCATCTGAGCCTTATTGCCGGTCAGAAATGGGACGGTGCCATCATTACCAATTCGAACTGCTCAACGATGTTTCTGGCCATGGCCCTTGCCCCTCTTCACGAGACCTTTGGCGTGGAGGCGGTTCAGGTTACCACCATGCAAGCCATCTCGGGTGCCGGTTATCCCGGTGTCGCATCGTATGATATCCTCGGTAATATCATCCCCTACATCGGAGGGGAAGAGGAAAAGATGGAGATCGAATCGCAAAAGATTCTCGGCACCCTGGCGGATGGGAAGGTTGTTGATGCGGACTTTGTGGTCAGCGCGCAATGTAACCGGGTTCCTGTGGTGGACGGCCATACCGAGACTGTCTCGTTTTCTCTTAAGAAGAAGGCGAGTCTTGAGGAGCTTCGAAGCGTCATGGCCGGTTTTCGAGGACTGCCCCAGGAGCTCAAATTGCCCTCTGCTCCCGACCATCCGATCCTTATGATGGATGATGCCGACAGGCCTCAGCCTTCCCGGGATGTATGGCTTGAAAAGGGAATGGCTACCGTTGTAGGCCGCCTTCGTCCCTGCAATGTACTCGACTACCGTATGGTCATCATGGGACACAATACCGTAAGGGGGGCTGCCGGCGCGGCCGTCTTGAATGCCGAAACCATGTTTCGCCTGGGACTGTTCGGCGATAATCCCGCCGAGGATTATAACACTGAGGAACTAAAGCGTCGTGCATATGCCCTTTCAACGGACGGAATGCGGGATGTCGTTTGCTCGAAATAG
- a CDS encoding CPBP family glutamic-type intramembrane protease, translating to MMNSFHLFVEYLGRIWPAFLLLLLSLAFSRPPAFGRVVLYIVGFVVCRDVMASLGFWFPSTEGGVLRFLFTDDALLLVLLSLLFFAAMLVFLAFDRENRDRCRFFSNDRGAGIFVGLLAGFCVAAPLLFLQAKGGTEAIGPEFRVDMALPLLCLSLSLAFIEEGLFRGYLLAFLKDHQSSLLAGVSSGILFAFSYLPLSLTGSGLSLPLLLFVLWEGVIAGIVGSRYGVLPSCVTHGVAIFLISAAFF from the coding sequence ATGATGAATTCTTTTCACCTTTTTGTGGAATACCTCGGAAGAATATGGCCTGCCTTTCTCCTGCTCCTGCTCTCCCTTGCTTTTTCCAGGCCGCCGGCTTTTGGCCGAGTGGTTCTTTATATAGTCGGATTTGTTGTCTGCCGTGATGTCATGGCAAGCCTTGGTTTTTGGTTTCCTTCGACCGAGGGCGGCGTCCTTCGCTTCCTGTTTACCGATGATGCCTTGTTACTTGTATTGCTTTCGCTGCTCTTTTTCGCGGCGATGCTTGTGTTCCTTGCCTTCGATAGGGAGAACCGTGATCGTTGTCGTTTTTTCTCAAACGACCGGGGTGCGGGGATTTTTGTAGGCCTTTTGGCTGGATTCTGTGTGGCTGCTCCCCTGCTTTTCCTCCAGGCGAAAGGAGGCACAGAGGCCATTGGGCCCGAATTCCGTGTAGACATGGCTCTTCCTCTTTTATGTCTGTCGCTGTCGCTGGCCTTCATCGAAGAGGGCTTATTCCGTGGTTATCTCCTTGCCTTTCTGAAAGATCATCAATCATCCCTGCTTGCCGGTGTGAGTTCCGGTATCCTTTTTGCCTTCTCGTATTTGCCTCTTTCTTTGACCGGATCGGGGCTTTCCTTACCCCTGCTCCTTTTTGTTCTGTGGGAGGGGGTGATTGCCGGGATAGTCGGTAGCCGGTATGGTGTTCTTCCTTCCTGCGTTACCCATGGGGTGGCGATTTTTCTGATCTCTGCTGCGTTTTTTTAA
- a CDS encoding ArsR/SmtB family transcription factor: MTGCSGERTDICDQYCPTCPERAEFLREKLLDVAGLSELFKVLGDETRTRIIYLLSINELCVCDLSDLLEMSLPAVSHHLRLLKTMRLVRYRRDGKQVFYRLDDEHVEQLIKVARDHFAEER; this comes from the coding sequence ATGACCGGATGTTCCGGAGAGCGAACAGATATATGCGACCAATACTGCCCAACCTGCCCTGAACGAGCAGAGTTCCTTCGGGAAAAGCTGCTGGATGTGGCGGGGCTATCCGAACTTTTTAAGGTTTTGGGCGATGAAACCCGGACACGGATCATCTATCTTCTTTCAATAAACGAACTATGCGTTTGCGATCTGTCCGATCTGCTGGAAATGAGCCTGCCCGCGGTGAGTCACCACCTTCGCCTTTTAAAGACCATGCGTCTTGTTCGGTATCGACGAGATGGAAAGCAGGTATTTTATCGCCTCGACGATGAACATGTCGAGCAGCTCATAAAGGTTGCACGCGATCACTTTGCAGAGGAGCGCTGA
- a CDS encoding heavy metal translocating P-type ATPase, with translation MEKIKHIHPHPAADAGCPTGSCPHCSGHDHSFEEASPKAEAIRLTISLIFFALGIIFRSKLQASPYRIGEYVIFLIPYLTVGYGVILSALRNLINGKLFDENFLMTVATFGAIALGEMPEAAAVMLFYTIGEMFQERAASSARRSIQALTDIRPDTTYLVSDSQGSDPRKTDPLLVEPGSLVLVRPGERVPLDGIIVSGNSFFDTSALTGESVPVRVEPGSQALAGSVNGQGLLIIETTARYGDSSLARIIKLVEEAAERKAPTERFITRFARVYTPAVVGAALLIALLPPLLLADASFAEWIRRALILLVVSCPCALVISIPLGYFGGIGGASAAGILIKGANYLETLAELDTVVFDKTGTLTEGVFEVSGVYPEKGYSREELLGLAAFAESHSNHPIAGAIRRAAETIPSEFRIDASLNTFEEIAGKGVRAEWLGKPLLAGNQTLLRENNIPSPPPVEKDKGEAASSVLIAYGENYIGTIAVSDRIREDAAGLVTALHGKGIRHTVMLTGDSETGAKAVAEKLGLDSYYAKLLPDEKLSKLEEIMASPRTYKRTAFVGDGINDAPVLSRADVGIAMGGIGSDAAIEAADVVLMDDKPSNLATAITGAKRTRGVVLQNIIFSLGIKGLVILLGIFGLASMWMAIFADVGVALLAILNSTRVLKMFKA, from the coding sequence ATGGAGAAAATCAAACACATACACCCCCACCCCGCCGCAGATGCCGGTTGTCCTACCGGAAGCTGTCCCCACTGTTCCGGACATGATCACAGTTTTGAAGAGGCTTCCCCAAAGGCGGAGGCAATACGGCTGACTATCTCCCTTATTTTCTTCGCCCTAGGGATCATATTTCGAAGCAAGCTTCAGGCAAGCCCCTACCGTATCGGTGAATATGTAATCTTTCTTATCCCATACCTTACCGTAGGGTACGGGGTCATTCTGTCGGCACTGCGAAACCTTATCAACGGTAAGCTTTTCGACGAGAATTTTCTCATGACCGTTGCAACCTTCGGGGCTATCGCCTTGGGAGAAATGCCGGAAGCGGCGGCAGTCATGCTATTCTACACCATCGGCGAGATGTTTCAGGAGAGAGCGGCCTCTTCCGCCAGGCGCTCCATTCAAGCCCTTACCGATATTCGTCCCGACACAACCTATCTTGTATCCGACAGCCAGGGGTCAGATCCGAGGAAAACCGATCCTCTTTTGGTGGAGCCGGGTTCGCTGGTTCTTGTACGGCCGGGGGAAAGGGTCCCCCTTGACGGCATCATTGTATCGGGGAATTCTTTTTTCGATACCTCGGCACTGACCGGTGAATCGGTTCCGGTCAGAGTGGAGCCCGGCAGCCAGGCACTTGCCGGTTCGGTAAACGGACAGGGCTTGCTTATCATAGAAACCACCGCCCGCTACGGAGATTCATCCCTGGCCAGGATCATCAAGCTCGTAGAGGAGGCTGCCGAGCGTAAGGCCCCGACCGAACGCTTTATAACCCGCTTTGCAAGGGTCTACACACCTGCCGTGGTAGGAGCTGCATTGCTCATAGCCCTCCTTCCTCCCCTTTTGCTCGCCGATGCCTCCTTTGCAGAGTGGATTCGCAGGGCCCTTATCCTGCTGGTCGTATCATGCCCCTGTGCTCTGGTTATATCGATACCCCTAGGGTATTTCGGAGGAATAGGAGGCGCCTCTGCCGCAGGTATCCTGATCAAGGGAGCCAACTATCTGGAAACCCTGGCGGAACTTGATACCGTTGTATTTGATAAGACAGGGACCCTCACCGAAGGGGTATTCGAGGTATCCGGCGTCTATCCAGAGAAGGGATACAGCAGGGAAGAGCTTCTTGGCCTGGCAGCCTTTGCGGAATCCCATTCAAATCACCCGATTGCGGGAGCAATCCGCAGGGCAGCGGAAACCATTCCTTCGGAATTTCGTATCGATGCCTCACTCAACACGTTTGAAGAGATAGCGGGAAAAGGAGTCAGGGCCGAGTGGTTGGGAAAGCCCCTCCTGGCGGGTAATCAGACGTTGCTGAGGGAAAACAATATTCCTTCGCCTCCCCCCGTGGAGAAGGACAAGGGTGAGGCCGCAAGCAGCGTACTCATCGCCTACGGAGAAAACTATATAGGAACGATAGCCGTAAGCGACAGGATCCGCGAAGATGCCGCAGGGCTTGTCACTGCGCTCCACGGTAAAGGGATACGCCACACCGTTATGCTTACCGGCGACAGCGAAACAGGGGCAAAGGCTGTCGCAGAAAAACTGGGTTTGGATAGCTATTACGCAAAGCTTCTTCCTGATGAGAAACTCTCGAAGCTTGAAGAGATTATGGCCTCTCCCCGGACTTACAAGCGCACCGCTTTCGTAGGCGACGGCATCAACGACGCTCCGGTCCTCAGCAGAGCGGATGTGGGAATCGCCATGGGCGGGATAGGCTCCGATGCAGCCATCGAAGCGGCGGATGTTGTTCTCATGGATGATAAGCCGTCGAATCTTGCAACAGCAATTACCGGAGCAAAGCGAACGAGAGGGGTTGTGCTTCAGAATATCATCTTCTCGCTCGGCATCAAAGGACTTGTCATCCTGCTGGGAATCTTCGGCCTTGCGTCCATGTGGATGGCGATTTTTGCCGACGTCGGTGTGGCGCTCCTTGCCATTCTTAACTCAACCAGGGTTTTGAAGATGTTCAAAGCGTAA
- a CDS encoding GGDEF domain-containing protein yields MKPQKQGGKVLPSLLIAFLALAVIGMFAVHCASLKKEARTLVRLDTLRGLTQRIIHLELSGKNTLPLIGQADLIFASAPESARNEWEGLKADLRRYHTATQMEQALIATSITQSGELIWQELDPDRIPGSSILQDRQEWYWAIVAAVGTAAILFLVLFSRHFTPSQNYRQPLRDEQTGCYSRNYFYTKLQSEITRAERYGLPLSLIIFDIDHFRQLNEAYGRTIGDGLLKRLANLVASLLRDSDIFGRTGGEEFAVVVPHTDENSTAVLAEKLRGAIEGFPFDLPMKVTCSFGITSFKKGESWQDFFSRADEGLLLAKQEGRNRVSIAV; encoded by the coding sequence ATGAAACCACAGAAACAGGGGGGAAAGGTGCTTCCGTCCCTCTTGATTGCCTTCCTTGCCCTCGCAGTAATAGGAATGTTCGCGGTCCATTGTGCGAGCTTGAAGAAAGAGGCAAGGACGCTGGTTCGGCTGGATACCCTTCGAGGCCTGACACAGCGGATTATCCATCTGGAGCTTTCCGGCAAGAATACCTTGCCTCTTATCGGCCAAGCGGATCTGATATTTGCCTCCGCTCCGGAGTCGGCCAGAAACGAGTGGGAAGGGCTGAAAGCGGATCTCCGCCGTTACCATACAGCAACGCAAATGGAGCAAGCTTTGATAGCGACTTCCATTACGCAATCGGGAGAACTGATCTGGCAGGAATTGGATCCCGACCGGATTCCCGGCAGCTCAATCTTGCAGGATCGGCAGGAATGGTACTGGGCGATAGTGGCGGCTGTGGGAACGGCGGCTATCCTCTTCCTGGTTCTTTTTTCACGGCATTTCACACCTTCGCAGAATTACCGCCAGCCTTTGAGAGACGAACAAACAGGATGTTACAGCCGTAACTATTTCTATACGAAGCTTCAAAGCGAGATTACCAGGGCCGAGCGCTATGGGCTTCCGCTTTCGCTTATCATCTTTGATATCGATCACTTCAGGCAGTTGAACGAAGCATACGGCCGGACGATCGGTGACGGCCTTTTAAAGCGTTTGGCCAATCTTGTCGCCTCGCTGCTTCGTGACAGCGATATCTTCGGCCGCACGGGAGGCGAGGAGTTTGCCGTCGTGGTCCCGCACACGGACGAAAACTCAACAGCCGTACTTGCGGAAAAACTCAGAGGCGCGATAGAAGGCTTTCCTTTCGATCTTCCGATGAAGGTCACCTGTAGTTTTGGTATCACATCGTTCAAAAAGGGAGAGAGTTGGCAAGATTTCTTCTCACGGGCCGATGAGGGGCTCCTCCTTGCAAAACAAGAGGGGCGCAACAGAGTCTCCATAGCAGTATAA
- the radC gene encoding RadC family protein, giving the protein MKVEESRIPIMSLPAEERPRERLSAFGPSTLSDKELLTIILGSGIKGNDVGHLASALLKLLDTSDLHCTVDQIRTIPGIGRAKAALVAAALEFSRRRFVPAKNKITSPADVLPLVRHLADRPQEQFLALSLNGAHEVIKLRIISVGLVNRTLVHPREIFAGCVKDRAAALICAHNHPSGNLQPSAEDHEVTRRLTASGEILGIPLIDHIIFTQEGYYSFLEHDGLGQ; this is encoded by the coding sequence ATGAAAGTCGAAGAATCACGAATACCGATCATGTCTCTTCCCGCGGAAGAGCGGCCTCGGGAACGGCTTAGCGCCTTCGGGCCGTCGACCCTCTCCGATAAAGAACTCCTTACCATTATCCTCGGTTCCGGGATCAAGGGAAACGATGTGGGGCACCTTGCCTCGGCCCTGTTGAAGCTACTTGATACCAGCGATCTGCATTGTACCGTAGACCAAATCAGAACGATACCCGGTATTGGTCGAGCAAAGGCGGCTCTTGTTGCCGCAGCGCTGGAATTCTCACGGAGACGATTTGTACCGGCAAAAAATAAAATCACTTCGCCGGCTGATGTTCTCCCACTGGTCCGCCATCTTGCAGACAGGCCTCAGGAGCAATTTCTCGCCCTTTCTCTCAATGGGGCCCATGAGGTTATCAAGTTGCGGATAATCTCGGTCGGTCTGGTAAATCGGACACTGGTTCATCCCCGTGAAATCTTTGCAGGCTGTGTAAAAGATAGGGCTGCAGCCCTTATCTGTGCCCACAACCACCCATCAGGGAACCTGCAACCGAGCGCGGAGGACCACGAGGTCACCCGACGCCTCACAGCATCGGGTGAAATTCTCGGAATCCCCTTAATTGATCATATCATCTTTACACAAGAAGGCTATTATAGCTTCCTCGAGCACGACGGACTGGGCCAATAG